CAATAGCGATGACCGCTTTGGCCTATACCTGGGGCCCGCCCTACACTATGTGCTGGGCCAAACCCTGGTGTTTGAGATACCCGTACAGGGGCAAGACGAGACCGTGCGCGAGACCATATCCGGCTACGATGGCGACCGGACCTTCTGGATGGCCTACCTGGGCATAGAGGCTCGCTTTACCCCACCCAAAAAACTGGGTGTTTATGGCTACCTGCAGTCCTATCATCAGCTTAACCAAGACCCCGTACTGCCTGCAGGTGTTACCTTTGGCGTAAAAGTTTTGTTCTAGTCCATCCCACTCACCGGTGGTTTTGGGCAATATGCCTGTTACTTTTGTCGATACACATACAAGTGCCCCGTGCACACGCCAGCCATGTTTCCGACCCCGAAACCCATCATTAGTCCCTCTGTCCTGTCGGCAGACTTTGGCCACCTGGCCAGGGATATCTCCGTGCTGAACGATAGCCAGGCCGACTGGATCCACTGCGACATCATGGATGGCCGCTTTGTGCCCAACCTGTCTTTTGGCCTGCCCGTACTGCAGGCCATCAAGCGGTCGGCCACCAAGCCGCTGGACGTGCACCTGATGATTGTGGAGCCGGAAAAATACCTGGAGGCCTTCAAAGAAGCGGGGGCAGACCTGCTGACAGTGCAGCTAGAAGCCTGCCCGCACCTGAACCGCACGCTGAACGCCATACGCGAGCTGGGCATGAAGAGCGGCGTGGCCCTGAACCCCGCCACCCCCGTAGAGCTGCTGCAAGACTGCCTGCAGGATGCTGACCTGGTGCTGCTGATGAGTGTGAACCCGGGCTTCGGCGGGCAGCACTTCATCCCCCGCACCTGGGACCGACTGCGCCGGCTGCGCCAGCTGGTAGATGCGTATAGCCCCAGTACCCTGATAGAAATAGACGGCGGGGTAAATGCCGACAACGCAGGGCAGCTGCTAGCAGCCGGAGCCGATGCCCTGGTGGCTGGCAACTTCGTGTTCAAGGCTGCTAGCCCCGAGGCGGCTATTGCCCAGCTAAAGGCCGCTACTCCCCCGCTGCTCTCCTAGTGCGTGCCTGTAAAACATACCTGTATCTGCTGTGCCTGTACAGCCTGCCCTGGCTGGCCCAGGCACAGCAATATGGCACCCTGCGGGTATATACCCAAGACACGGCCGGGAACCCTGTGCCGCGCGTAGCCGTAAAGGTGCGGGGCAGCCTGAGCCGCTACGAAACCAATGAGCAGGGCTACGCAGAGCTGAAGCGCATGCCTGTAGGCACCCTGCGCGTGCGCCTGAGCCACCCCGCATACCGGCAGCAGGAGGTGGATGTAAAGGTGTGGGAAGACAGCACCACCGTGCTGCGCGTGCTGCTGGAGCAGCTGGCCCTAGAGGCCATAAAGGTATCACCCAGTAGGGATCTGCCCAGCATCGATCAGGCCTTTGAGAAACAAGTGGGTATAAACCAGGACAATGAGCGGAATGTAACCACCGCAAAGGGCGGAGATGAGGGGATGATAGCCCAGAGTGCAGGCGGTATAACCGCCAGCGAGTTCAGCAGCCAGTACCGGGTGCGGGGGGGAAACTATGACGAAAACCTGATCTACATCAACGGCATACAGCTGTACCGGCCACAGATTGTGCGCTCGGGCCAGGTGGAGGGACTGGGGGTAGTAAACACCAAGCTGGTAGACCACGTGAGCTTCAGCACCGGGGGCTTTCAGGCCCAGTATGCCGACCGGCTGAGCAGTGTAATGAACATACGCTACGTAGAGCCAGACAGCTTCCGGGCTACGGCCGAGCTGGGCCTTATTACCGCCAGCCTGAGCGCGCAGGGGCGCAACCAGGTACGCAAAAAGGATGGCAGCAAGCAGCCAGGTGGATTTACCTATCTATTTGGTGCACGTGGCTTTACGCTTCGTTACTTACTGGGTAGCTTGAATACAACAGGCACCTACCGGCCAGTGTTTGCCGA
This genomic stretch from Bacteroidota bacterium harbors:
- the rpe gene encoding ribulose-phosphate 3-epimerase, yielding MFPTPKPIISPSVLSADFGHLARDISVLNDSQADWIHCDIMDGRFVPNLSFGLPVLQAIKRSATKPLDVHLMIVEPEKYLEAFKEAGADLLTVQLEACPHLNRTLNAIRELGMKSGVALNPATPVELLQDCLQDADLVLLMSVNPGFGGQHFIPRTWDRLRRLRQLVDAYSPSTLIEIDGGVNADNAGQLLAAGADALVAGNFVFKAASPEAAIAQLKAATPPLLS